The Microbacterium horticulturae region GACCCCTCATCGGAAGTCGCAGCGCTCTGGGCCGACGATGCAGCACTCGAGCTGGAGGCGGGCGCTGCCTCAGCATCATCGTCACCACTCAGGTTCACACCGATGACGATGACGATCGCGAGAACGACGAGAATGCCGCCCAAGATCGCGAACAGCCGCCACGGGGGCTTCGGTTTTGGGCGGCGAAAAACGAGTTGGGTTCGAATCTTGCCCGGGTCCTGGCTGACCAGTTCCCAGCCGTCCTTCTCCCACTTCGCGATCGTCATCGACTCAGTCCCGCGAATGGTGTTCACGGTCTTCGTCTCGAACTGCACCTGCACGTCTGTATCGGCCATCAAGGCTCTCTCCCCATATCCCCAAGAGCACTTGTTGCCACAGGGCTCTCAGGAGCCTATCAATGCGCGTGCCCGCCTCGTTCGTTCTCGAGGCCGCGCACTCAGGTTTCTGGTGCTTCCGTTGCGATTCGGCGTCCCGGTCAGAGGCGAAGCCTCGCGGCTCCGATCGGACCCGGACCTGAATCGGCTCGGACGGCCTGTTTGATCCAGTCCCCATGCCGATACGATCCCTTCAGGGAGAAGGGGCCACCCGTGGGGGATCAAACAGCACGTTTCGAGTCGCATCTCGACGCGGGCGCAGACATCGCGTACCGCGTCCTCGTCGCCGTTGGAGAGCGCGACTATCGCGTCAAAGAACGCAATGATGCGCGCAGAGAGATGGTCCTGAAATCCCACGCGTCTCGTTTCACTTGGGGTGAGCGGATCATCGCGCGGGTTATCCCGGAGAGCCCGGGGTGTGCGCTGCGGCTGGAGATCTTCGGTGCGATGCACACACCCTTCCAGGTGAGTGCGAACCAGCAGGCGGCGAACGATCTGTTCGCATCTGTCGCCGAAGGTCTCCGCGCGATGCCGCGTGCGCGATCAGAGATCGTCATCATCTACCGCCGCGGCGACGGTTCTCAGGCCGGCGTCACCTGCGACCAGGCGACCTATTCGCGGCAGGTCGACCGGATCCTTCCCGCGGATACACCGTCGTGAACGTGAGGGGATAAATCTACTCACGCTCGGGAATCGGCAGCGCGTCACTTACCGGCTGTGTCAGGTGGCGCTGCTTCATAACCTTGTCAACTCCCAGAAGGGCAGCAAACCTGACGGCATCGCGACCACCGTTGATGCGGTTGAGCGCGAACTTCGGAGGGATGCTCTCCAGCAGCTTTTGCTCACGTTCTGACGGATAGTCCGATCTCGCAGCAAAGATGCGGGTGGTATCCAGAGCCCGAAAGCTGTCGATCGACAGGATCGAGGTCTCGGGTGTTCCCCAGATGAGCCGGTCGAACTGCTTGGTCCCACGCCAATGATCTTGGATCCGCGCCTTCACACCGCCCAGCTGCGTCGTGCAGCCAACATAAACCTGGTGGTACTCGTCGAGCACCATGATGTAGAGGCCCGGCGTGTACTCCCACTTCCGGAGGTCAAGGACCTCCTTCATGCCTCTCTGACTGGTGACGGCCCTCCTGAGAGCACCCTCGAACTCGGTGTGATCCAGCGCTGCGAAGTACGCCATGTTCAAGTCATAGTTCGCCAGCGCGTTCAGCCGCTGCTCTGCGCACCACTCGTCGGTGTAGATGCGGTGCTCGGCATCTTCGTACCTGTCGTCCACGCTGTCCCAAAGATCCGGATCCAACTCGCGGCTCCAGCGAGGCAGCGACGACTTCTTGTTGATTTGGGCGTATGTATCACGGGAGATGCGCAACCCGAGCTTTGCACTGCCGCGGATCTTGAGTCCGAAGTGCAGCGCGCTCTCGATGGGCTTCCGCCCGGACGCCGGGACGGAGACGGGCACGCCCCATGCCTTGCGCGTACGTCTTCTCTGCCATCGATGCCAGACGAGTGCATGACCGGCGTCGCCGAGCGCCGTGAGCGCATCGTTCGCCTCGGCACCAATCTCGACGTTGATAATGCGCGCCGGGTCAAACTCATCGCGCTCGGCATCGGGGATCCGTGCGAGAGTCTCGAGCTCCCAGGGAGCTGCCTGCAACACGACGCACCCGTCGTCAGCGAGGAGCTGTCGCAACTCGTCCGCATCCTGCGCTGTGGGCGCCCAGACCAGAGTCTCGCACGGCGTGGTGATGATCTCGAGAATCATGGGCGTTCCGTGATCGGAGCCGCCAGGTAGGCGTCCATGTCGAAGGCTGTGAGCGCGGTGATCCCCGAACGATACAGGGGGTGCCAGGGATTGCCGCTCGTGGTGAGCTCACCGAGCGACAGCCACCGGCAGCCCGCCGCAGCGGTCATCTGGACGATGTCGTACAGAAGCACACGCAGGTACGGCCGCTTGGTAATTACATTCCCCCAGGCGGCGAGCAGCGTCGTGCGTCCTCGGATCATCTCGCTGATGTGGCGTTCGTTCTCCACCTTCAGCTCCGGCAGGTACTCCATGTGAAGCCCCTGCGGGTCGGTCGATATTTGCGGGTAAACGTTCAGCATCGTCCAGCTGTCATAGCCGTTCCTTGTGGCGAACTTCTCGACGCGCTTCACTGTGTTATCCAGCGCACCCGGCTTCGCGGTGGATGGGTTGATTCCGAAGCACACCAGCGGGTTGGAGCCGACAGTGCCCAGCACGAAGCGCGCTGTGCCGTCGGCAGAGTGCTCGTAGATCCACCGTGCGGTCTCGCCCGTCATCAACTCGCCGCTGACACCTCCCAGCGATGTGTTCATTCGCAAGGACCCTATCCCTTCCCTGCAGCCACAACCGCCCGGGCCTTCTCGCGCTCGGTCCACTTGCGCCAGGCCGAGTCGTCGTGAGGGTGTCCGGCCACCCTGTCAGAATCCTAGGGGGAGGCATCGAGTAGCGTGCCGCACCACCCAACCCGCCGTTCGATGGAAAGCTGTGACTCATGGATCGCGGCTGTCTCCTCTGCGGAGCACGCCCAGCAACGAAGTCCCATTTTGTGCCCCGCGCCATTCGAGAGGCGCTGTCAGACGGACCCCGCTCATTCACGATTCTCACCGAGGTGGCGCCGTCAATGCCGGTCACGGGACGGACGGAGCGGTCATTCGGCCGGGGAACATTCGATACCCAGCCGCAAGTTCTGTGCGCACCGTGCAACAACGCATGGATGGCGCGCCACGAGGACGTCGCCGGTCCTCTCCTCGCGAGGATGATCACTTCCACGCGGCCATTCGCGATGACAGAAGACGAGGCGGAGGCGATCGGGACATGGGCATTCGCGGCGATGATCGTCAGATCGGCCACGGACAAGGCGATCACTCCGCTCACGCGAGAAGCCATGGAACGCTTTCGCGCCCGGGGTATCCAGCACATGGATGTGGAAGTTGCAGTGTTCACGCTCGCGAACACTCGCGCGTTGTTTGATCGTGCCGCGGTGGGCTCAACCTACATCTACGACACGCTCTCACCGGACCAGAACGCTGTTGCGCTGTTCTTCCTTCACACGATCGTCGTCGTTGTGGGAACGGGTGAATGGTCGAATAGGGTGCGCAGAACGCGTCATGTGAACAAGCCGGCTGTCGCCGTCGGCTGGCCATGGCAACGAGATGAATCAGGGTGGCCAACCCATTCGACAATGCTCGACGCAGCGTTGATGCCCAGCCTCGGGATCACCGATGTCGAAAGATCAATGTTCGTTCCACCGTCCGTGCCCCGGGGACGTATCAGCCGGGCGCTGATCCGAGATCTGTAGTCGGGATGACCGCGGACTGCACGCGGCGCTTTCGTCGAGCGGCCGGCGAACGATCTGCCATTGCGATACCGCTCGAACGTCTCCTCTGTTGTCTTTAGCATCGCCGGCTGCGCTCGTCGGTTCCAGCCATCTACCTCGCATGGCCCGCCCCGGGATACCCGTCGAGGTATCGCCGGTACATCACTCGGCCGCCGAAGACGTCCCTGACCTGCGTGCCGACGACGTGCTCGAGTTCCGGAGCCGATGCCCCCTCGAAGCCCCATCGGTTCTTGCCCTCGTCCCAGGGCTGCGCGGAGGGGAACCAGCTGTCGATTCGGTACGCGCCTCGCACGATCCCGTGTGCGACGCCCAAGCAGTATTTCGCCTGTTCCCGGACCCCCGAGGTGATCTTCCAGTGGCCCCGGGTCATCTCGTAGATCTCGCGCTCCGTCGAGTCAGCGCGCCAGCCGTTCTGGATCTTCACCATGATCACCGGCGCGTCGATCGGAGGACACGGCTCCGCGCGGAGCCGCGCGATCGTTGACGGCAGCGACGCCAGACCATGAGTCCCGGAGTCATGACCGCAGACGAGATTCGTCAAAGGGTGCCCATCGGCCGCGAACGCGTCGATGACGGCCTGCTCGACGACAAACGCCGCAGCCTCATCCTCGATCCCCGTGCGCAGGAAGAGAAGGTCGACCGACAGACCGCTCGCCTCGATGTCGTTGATCATGCGCAGCTTCGCCCGCTCGGACCTCGAGATCCTTCCCTGCCTCCCGGGCGTGCGCGTTGATCCGGTCACCTATGCCCTTGCCGACGTAGAACACACGCCCCCGCGCGGATCACGCAGGGCATACACGTAGTAACGAAGCATCGCGGCTACTTCGCCGGGGATGCGGAGTGCGTCGGGCATGAGCAGAGACTAGCTACTCGACAAGCTCGACGACCAGGGTCCGCACGATTGCTACGCCGCCAAGGACATACACCATGGTTGAAGCCGCACGTTCCTTGCGCACCAGATCACCACGCGACTTCACGAGCGCGAGCCAGCGGCGCCGAGCAGCTTCGCAGGAGCCAATACCTCGCGCTCGACTTGCTTTGGGCGGCGGTAGTTGGTCAGGGAGAGAGACCGGGGAAGAGGCTGCAAGTTGCTCCGGCTTGCGCCCCGGCGTGTTGGTCGCCGCGAGGTCAGGACAGTACCGTCCTACCGCTCGATTTAGAAATCGCCCTCAGATATGTCGCGCCATCCGGTACGAATCTCTTCAGCCGTGATGCCAGGTGTCAAG contains the following coding sequences:
- a CDS encoding DUF1643 domain-containing protein, coding for MNTSLGGVSGELMTGETARWIYEHSADGTARFVLGTVGSNPLVCFGINPSTAKPGALDNTVKRVEKFATRNGYDSWTMLNVYPQISTDPQGLHMEYLPELKVENERHISEMIRGRTTLLAAWGNVITKRPYLRVLLYDIVQMTAAAGCRWLSLGELTTSGNPWHPLYRSGITALTAFDMDAYLAAPITERP